One part of the Glycine soja cultivar W05 chromosome 11, ASM419377v2, whole genome shotgun sequence genome encodes these proteins:
- the LOC114375858 gene encoding adoMet-dependent rRNA methyltransferase spb1-like translates to MGKAKGKHRLDKYYHLAKEHGYRSRASWKLVQLNNKFHFLESARAVLDLCAAPGGWMQVAVKSMPVNHLVIGVDLSPIAPVRGAIAIQEDITRPECKSRIKKLMNDHGCRAFDVILHDGSPNVGGAWAQEATSQNALVIDAVKLATQFLAPKGIFVTKIFRSQDYSSVVYCLKQLFEKVEVDKPAASRSESAEIYVLGLKYKAPAKIDPRLLDVKHLFQGSVEPQPKVVDVLRDSKQKRHRDGYEDGDTTLRKLSSAANFIWSNSPLEILGSVTSITFTDPADSPIKDHDLTTEEVKSLCDDLRVLGKQDFKHLLKWRIQIRKALSPTQKPDSTTTEQMGNEPKVDEEDRILNEMEELTYVMDRKKKRAKKLLAKRRAKDKARKATGMQMDAIDDGYVDQELFALSSIKGKKDLVAVDNTEYEGDEGELEDSENEETHESPEHSSGDLEDSDEERKRYNEQMEDLMDKAYERFVIRKEGSAKQRKRIKKSYDAKDQLLEGGEDDDIVQSKYDSDEDQGDQEANPLMVPLNDGAELTQEEVMNKWFSQDVFAEAAEEGDFEKDESKDEMDIDEPKEKISIAKKVKENKTAAPAVVAHPQPQPSKAADDFEIVPAPDTDSSDDSSSDEWEEDTEAKAEILAYAKKMMRKKQREQMLDDAYNKYMFDDEGLPKWFLDEERRHRQPIKPITKEEIAAMKAQFKEIDARPAKKVAEAKARKKRVAMRKLEKVRKKANAISDQTEISDSSKRKQIEQLYKRAVPKRPKKEYVVAKKGVQVRAGKGKVLVDRRMKKDARKHGMGKAGKGGSKTKGKAPKGKGSSKASAKKGKQRTK, encoded by the exons ATGGGGAAGGCGAAGGGGAAGCACCGTTTGGACAAGTACTACCACCTAGCGAAAGAGCACGGTTACAGGTCTCGAGCCTCATGGAAGCTGGTCCAGCTCAACAACAAGTTCCACTTCCTGGAATCGGCGCGCGCCGTTCTCGACCTCTGCGCCGCCCCCGGAGGGTGGATGCAGGTGGCGGTCAAGAGCATGCCCGTGAACCACCTTGTGATCGGCGTGGACCTCTCCCCCATCGCCCCCGTCCGCGGCGCCATCGCCATCCAGGAAGACATCACCAGGCCCGAGTGCAAGTCCCGCATCAAGAAGCTCATGAACGACCACGGCTGCCGCGCTTTCGACGTCATCCTTCACGACGGTTCCCCCAACGTCGGCGGCGCCTGGGCCCAGGAAGCCACCAGCCAGAACGCTCTCGTTATTGATGCTGTCAAGTTGGCCACTCAGTTCTTAGCCCCCAAGGGCATCTTTGTAACCAAA ATTTTCAGGTCGCAAGATTACAGTTCTGTGGTGTATTGCTTGAAGCAG TTGTTTGAGAAGGTTGAGGTGGATAAGCCTGCGGCTAGTCGTTCTGAATCAGCTGAGATATATGTTTTGGGGCTTAAATATAAGGCCCCTGCCAAAATTGATCCGCGGCTTCTTGATGTGAAGCATCTCTTTCAGGGATCTGTGGAACCGCAGCCTAAG GTGGTGGATGTACTTAGAGATAGTAAGCAAAAAAGGCACCGTGATGG CTATGAAGATGGAGACACAACTTTGAGGAAGCTGTCTTCAGCTGCAAATTTCATTTGGTCAAATTCTCCTCTGGAGATCCTTGGTTCAGTCACTTCCATAACCTTTACTGATCCAGCTGATTCACCAATCAAGGATCATGACCTAACTACTGAAGAG GTAAAATCTCTCTGCGATGATTTAAGGGTTCTGGGGAAGCAAGACTTCAAGCATCTTCTAAA GTGGAGGATTCAAATTAGAAAAGCTCTTTCACCAACTCAAAAGCCTGATTCTACCACCACAGAACAGATGGGAAATGAGCCTAAGGTGGATGAAGAAGATAGAATACTCAATGAAATGGAGGAATTGACTTATGTAATGGACCGCAAGAAGAAACGTGCAAAGAAGCTTCTTGCAAAAAGAAGAGCCAAG GACAAGGCACGAAAAGCAACAGGGATGCAAATGGATGCAATAGATGATGGTTATGTAGATCAGGAGTTGTTTGCTCTTTCCTCTATCAAG GGTAAGAAGGATCTGGTAGCTGTTGACAACACTGAGTATGAAGGTGATGAAGGAGAACTAGAAGACAGTGAGAATGAAGAAACCCATGAAAGCCCAGAGCATTCATCCGGTGACTTAGAAGATTCTGATGAGGAACGTAAAAG ATACAACGAACAAATGGAAGATTTAATGGATAAAGCTTATGAGCGGTTTGTGATCAGAAAGGAAGGAAGTGCAAAACAGAGGAAGCGaattaaaaaatcttatgaTGCAAAGGACCAACTTTTGGAG GGTGGTGAGGATGATGATATTGTTCAATCCAAGTATGATTCAGATGAAGATCAGGGTGATCAAGAAGCAAATCCATTAATGGTGCCACTTAATGATGGGGCAGAGCTCACCCAAGAGGAGGTCATGAATAAGTGGTTTAGTCAGGATGTCTTTGCTGAAGCTGCAGAGGAAGGAGACTTTGAGAAGGATGAGAGTAAAGATGAAATGGATATAGATGAGCCTAAGGAGAAGATATCCATTGCCAAAAaggtcaaagaaaataaaacagcaGCTCCAGCAGTGGTAGCTCACCCTCAGCCTCAACCATCCAAAGCAGCGGATGACTTTGAAATAGTTCCTGCACCTGATACTGATTCAAGTGATGATTCATCCTCTGATGAATGGGAAGAAGATACTGAAGCAAAAGCTGAGATATTGGCTTATGCTAAGAAGATGATGAGGAAAAAGCAACGGGAGCAGATGCTGGATGATGCATACAACAAGTACATGTTTGATGATGAAGGACTGCCCAAGTGGTTTCTAGATGAGGAGAGGAGACATCGCCAACCAATAAAGCCTATTACCAAAGAGGAAATTGCTGCAATGAAAGCACAGTTTAAAGAAATTGATGCTCGACCTGCGAAGAAGGTGGCAGAGGCCAAAGCACGGAAGAAGCGTGTTGCAATGAGGAAGCTTGAGAAGGTACGGAAGAAGGCCAATGCCATATCAGATCAGACAGAGATATCTGATAGTTCGAAGAGGAAGCAAATTGAACAACTATATAAAAGGGCTGTTCCCAAGAGGCCTAAAAAGGAGTATGTAGTTGCAAAGAAAGGTGTCCAGGTAAGGGCTGGCAAGGGAAAAGTCCTTGTTGATCGCAGAATGAAGAAGGATGCTAGGAAACATGGAATGGGTAAGGCTGGAAAAGGAGGTTCTAAGACGAAGGGCAAGGCTCCAAAGGGCAAAGGATCTTCAAAGGCCTCTGCTAAGAAAGGGAAACAGAGAACTAAATGA
- the LOC114373950 gene encoding transcription factor HBI1-like isoform X1, whose amino-acid sequence MLHCLNTSGNLGATCSDMTVLERQREATIKWQQHLQNNQPPYLTDFNVNVNAVFSSSSSSSQSQGLVMNICADSALGEVLTHSVKPDPGVWPEFDAGFGSSSGFLPTISPTCSRGGDLVSPKENMASAKENTKKRKPQNSKVVVAASDNKQDKRVKASGEEGESKVTEQTSNKNGKSNANKNNNRETTSAETSKDNSKGSEVQNQKPEYIHVRARRGQATDSHSLAERVRREKISERMKYLQDLVPGCNKVAGKAGMLDEIINYVQSLQRQVEFLSMKLAAVNPRLDFNLDELFTKEVFPSCAQSFPNIGMPLDMSMSNNPSYLPFNSAQQLVSCCGGLINNMGISPPNMGLRRNISTSPVPLPETFLDSSCFTQILPSSNWEGGDFQSLYNVAFDQGRTASFPSQPFTGLVEASNLKMEM is encoded by the exons ATGTTGCATTGTCTCAACACTTCGGGGAATCTAGGAGCCACCTGTTCGGACATGACAGTGTTGGAAAGACAACGGGAAGCAACCATCAAGTGGCAGCAACACCTCCAGAACAACCAACCACCCTACTTAACGGACTTTAACGTTAACGTTAACGCcgtcttctcttcttcttcttcttcttctcagagTCAGGGCCTGGTCATGAATATTTGCGCTGATTCCGCGCTCGGCGAGGTCCTAACTCACTCCGTCAAACCCGACCCGGGTGTCTGGCCCGAATTCGACGCCGGATTCGGATCCTCTTCCGGTTTTCTACCCACCATTTCGCCAACTTGTAGCAGAGGCGGAGACTTGGTTTCACCCAAGGAAAACATGGCCAGTGCGAAAGAAAACACTAAGAAGAGAAAACCTCAGAACTCCAAGGTa gtTGTTGCGGCGAGTGATAATAAACAGGACAAGAGAGTCAAAGCAAGTGGTGAAGAAGGAGAATCCAAAGTAACAGAGCAAACCAGCAACAAGAATGGCAAATCCAACgcaaataaaaacaacaacagAGAAACAACCTCTGCGGAGACTTCCAAGGATAATTCGAAAGGCTCCGAGGTTCAAAATCAGAAGCCAGAGTACATTCATGTCCGAGCGCGTCGTGGACAAGCCACGGATAGTCATAGCTTAGCTGAAAGA GTTAGGAGGGAGAAGATTAGTGAGAGAATGAAGTATTTGCAAGATTTAGTACCGGGTTGCAACAAAGTTGCAGGGAAAGCTGGAATGCTTGATGAAATTATTAACTATGTTCAGTCTCTTCAACGCCAAGTTGAG TTCTTGTCAATGAAATTAGCGGCTGTAAACCCAAGGCTTGACTTCAACCTTGACGAACTATTTACCAAAGAG GTGTTTCCTTCTTGTGCTCAAAGTTTTCCAAACATTGGGATGCCATTAGATATGAGTATGAGTAACAACCCTTCGTATCTACCATTTAATTCAGCGCAGCAACTTGTATCGTGCTGTGGTGGACTAATAAACAACATGGGGATAAGCCCTCCAAACATGGGACTCCGAAGGAACATTAGTACTAGCCCTGTACCTTTGCCCGAAACGTTTCTTGACTCGTCCTGTTTCACT CAAATTCTACCCTCCTCAAATTGGGAAGGTGGTGATTTCCAAAGCCTTTACAACGTTGCTTTTGATCAAGGGCGAACAGCATCTTTTCCTTCTCAGCCATTTACAG GTCTAGTTGAAGCTAGCAATCTAAAGATGGAGATGTAA
- the LOC114373950 gene encoding transcription factor HBI1-like isoform X2 codes for MLHCLNTSGNLGATCSDMTVLERQREATIKWQQHLQNNQPPYLTDFNVNVNAVFSSSSSSSQSQGLVMNICADSALGEVLTHSVKPDPGVWPEFDAGFGSSSGFLPTISPTCSRGGDLVSPKENMASAKENTKKRKPQNSKVVAASDNKQDKRVKASGEEGESKVTEQTSNKNGKSNANKNNNRETTSAETSKDNSKGSEVQNQKPEYIHVRARRGQATDSHSLAERVRREKISERMKYLQDLVPGCNKVAGKAGMLDEIINYVQSLQRQVEFLSMKLAAVNPRLDFNLDELFTKEVFPSCAQSFPNIGMPLDMSMSNNPSYLPFNSAQQLVSCCGGLINNMGISPPNMGLRRNISTSPVPLPETFLDSSCFTQILPSSNWEGGDFQSLYNVAFDQGRTASFPSQPFTGLVEASNLKMEM; via the exons ATGTTGCATTGTCTCAACACTTCGGGGAATCTAGGAGCCACCTGTTCGGACATGACAGTGTTGGAAAGACAACGGGAAGCAACCATCAAGTGGCAGCAACACCTCCAGAACAACCAACCACCCTACTTAACGGACTTTAACGTTAACGTTAACGCcgtcttctcttcttcttcttcttcttctcagagTCAGGGCCTGGTCATGAATATTTGCGCTGATTCCGCGCTCGGCGAGGTCCTAACTCACTCCGTCAAACCCGACCCGGGTGTCTGGCCCGAATTCGACGCCGGATTCGGATCCTCTTCCGGTTTTCTACCCACCATTTCGCCAACTTGTAGCAGAGGCGGAGACTTGGTTTCACCCAAGGAAAACATGGCCAGTGCGAAAGAAAACACTAAGAAGAGAAAACCTCAGAACTCCAAG gtTGTTGCGGCGAGTGATAATAAACAGGACAAGAGAGTCAAAGCAAGTGGTGAAGAAGGAGAATCCAAAGTAACAGAGCAAACCAGCAACAAGAATGGCAAATCCAACgcaaataaaaacaacaacagAGAAACAACCTCTGCGGAGACTTCCAAGGATAATTCGAAAGGCTCCGAGGTTCAAAATCAGAAGCCAGAGTACATTCATGTCCGAGCGCGTCGTGGACAAGCCACGGATAGTCATAGCTTAGCTGAAAGA GTTAGGAGGGAGAAGATTAGTGAGAGAATGAAGTATTTGCAAGATTTAGTACCGGGTTGCAACAAAGTTGCAGGGAAAGCTGGAATGCTTGATGAAATTATTAACTATGTTCAGTCTCTTCAACGCCAAGTTGAG TTCTTGTCAATGAAATTAGCGGCTGTAAACCCAAGGCTTGACTTCAACCTTGACGAACTATTTACCAAAGAG GTGTTTCCTTCTTGTGCTCAAAGTTTTCCAAACATTGGGATGCCATTAGATATGAGTATGAGTAACAACCCTTCGTATCTACCATTTAATTCAGCGCAGCAACTTGTATCGTGCTGTGGTGGACTAATAAACAACATGGGGATAAGCCCTCCAAACATGGGACTCCGAAGGAACATTAGTACTAGCCCTGTACCTTTGCCCGAAACGTTTCTTGACTCGTCCTGTTTCACT CAAATTCTACCCTCCTCAAATTGGGAAGGTGGTGATTTCCAAAGCCTTTACAACGTTGCTTTTGATCAAGGGCGAACAGCATCTTTTCCTTCTCAGCCATTTACAG GTCTAGTTGAAGCTAGCAATCTAAAGATGGAGATGTAA
- the LOC114373098 gene encoding protein RADIALIS-like 4 → MASSSLSKQKASDSSWTPKQNKLFEKALAKYDKDTPERWQNVAKAVGGKSADEVKRHYEILLEDLRHIESGRVPLPKYKSTGSSTNVDEEERLLKYLKLN, encoded by the exons ATGGCCTCAAGCTCTCTCAGCAAACAAAAGGCTTCTGACTCCTCTTGGACGCCAAAACAGAACAAGCTGTTTGAAAAAGCACTTGCAAAATATGACAAGGATACCCCTGAGCGCTGGCAGAATGTAGCCAAAGCAGTAGGTGGAAAATCTGCAGATGAAGTTAAGAGACACTATGAAATCCTCTTGGAGGATCTCAGACACATAGAGTCTGGCCGTGTTCCTCTTCCCAAGTACAAGTCCACAGGAAGCAGCACCAATGTTGATGAAGAAGAGAG GCTTCTGAAGTATCTTAAACTGAATTGA